One stretch of Pseudoramibacter sp. DNA includes these proteins:
- a CDS encoding glycosyltransferase family 2 protein encodes MHLMMIECFARRGLAIAILICYAYQVRYFFASHHKMKIETKNERHRFAVLIAARNEAAVIEALIQSVKAQTYPEALLDVIVVADNCTDNTADLARKAGAKVYERFDRIQVGKGYAMGWLFNRLESEHRIYDGYFVFDADNILDAHFVEEMNRIYNAGYSLVTGYRNAKNFGDNWISSGYALWFLHESQLLNRGRMHSGTSCMVSGTGYMISRKALKKLGGWHFFLLTEDIELTAACITSGEKIGYAEKAVFYDEQPTRFRDSVRQRMRWIKGYFQVFKIYGKPLVKRLGKPGGFAAFDMLMSYLPAFYVMLTGLVIGIGMMGLNIATAGNAVEALTSIGLFLFKSTVVLNILGVYTYIREHKQIYVKPWKGLLYCLTFPVFMLTYGPIAIAALFQNVSWAPVPHNVNTTVQAIKNQA; translated from the coding sequence ATGCACTTAATGATGATAGAGTGTTTTGCGCGGCGGGGGCTGGCCATTGCCATTCTCATCTGCTACGCGTATCAGGTTCGGTACTTTTTTGCGTCTCATCACAAAATGAAGATTGAAACGAAAAATGAGCGACACCGCTTCGCCGTACTCATCGCGGCACGAAACGAAGCCGCGGTGATTGAAGCCCTGATTCAAAGCGTCAAGGCCCAAACCTATCCTGAAGCTCTTTTGGATGTCATTGTGGTGGCCGACAACTGCACAGACAATACGGCGGATCTGGCCCGGAAGGCCGGGGCAAAAGTCTACGAACGCTTCGACCGCATCCAGGTCGGCAAGGGCTACGCCATGGGCTGGCTGTTTAACCGGCTGGAATCAGAACACCGGATTTACGATGGCTATTTTGTTTTCGATGCGGACAACATCCTCGATGCCCATTTTGTAGAGGAAATGAACCGCATTTACAACGCGGGCTATTCCCTGGTCACCGGCTACCGCAACGCCAAGAACTTCGGCGACAATTGGATCTCGTCAGGGTACGCTTTGTGGTTCCTCCACGAATCTCAGCTCCTCAACCGGGGGCGCATGCATTCGGGAACCAGCTGCATGGTGTCCGGCACCGGGTACATGATCAGCCGGAAAGCCTTGAAGAAATTGGGCGGATGGCATTTCTTTCTTTTAACCGAAGACATTGAACTCACCGCCGCCTGCATCACCAGCGGCGAGAAAATCGGCTACGCCGAAAAAGCCGTCTTCTACGACGAACAGCCCACGCGGTTCAGGGACTCCGTGCGGCAGCGCATGCGCTGGATAAAGGGGTATTTCCAGGTCTTTAAAATCTACGGGAAGCCGCTGGTCAAACGCCTGGGCAAACCCGGCGGATTTGCCGCCTTCGACATGCTTATGAGCTATCTGCCCGCTTTTTACGTCATGCTCACAGGCCTTGTGATCGGCATTGGCATGATGGGACTGAACATCGCCACAGCCGGCAACGCTGTCGAAGCGCTGACTTCCATCGGCCTGTTTCTATTCAAATCGACAGTTGTGCTCAATATCTTAGGCGTCTATACTTATATCAGAGAACACAAACAGATTTACGTCAAGCCCTGGAAAGGTCTGCTCTATTGTCTGACCTTCCCGGTCTTCATGCTCACCTACGGGCCCATCGCCATCGCTGCGCTGTTCCAGAACGTGAGCTGGGCGCCCGTGCCCCACAATGTCAACACAACCGTTCAAGCGATTAAAAATCAGGCGTAA
- a CDS encoding RrF2 family transcriptional regulator, with amino-acid sequence MKISTKGRYALRMLTDLAEHQGEGYIALKDIAKRQNISKKYLEQIVILLHGSDLLKASRGPNGGYQLAKAPKDCTVADILRQTEGSLAPIACLEAEPFGCERAEECLTLPVWKGLYKQITDYLEGITIQDILDHASQNAPLNFVI; translated from the coding sequence ATGAAAATCTCAACGAAAGGACGCTACGCCCTGCGCATGCTGACCGATCTGGCCGAACATCAGGGCGAAGGCTACATCGCGCTCAAGGATATTGCCAAGCGTCAGAATATCTCGAAAAAATACCTCGAACAAATCGTCATCCTGCTCCACGGCTCCGATCTGTTAAAAGCGAGCCGCGGCCCCAACGGCGGCTACCAGCTGGCCAAGGCGCCGAAGGACTGCACCGTCGCCGACATCTTAAGACAGACAGAAGGCTCCCTCGCCCCCATCGCCTGCCTTGAAGCCGAACCCTTTGGATGCGAACGTGCCGAAGAATGCCTGACCCTGCCGGTCTGGAAGGGCCTGTACAAACAGATCACCGACTACCTCGAAGGGATCACCATTCAGGATATTCTCGACCACGCATCCCAGAACGCACCTCTGAACTTTGTCATATAA